A single Nomascus leucogenys isolate Asia chromosome 14, Asia_NLE_v1, whole genome shotgun sequence DNA region contains:
- the LOC100604648 gene encoding NADPH:adrenodoxin oxidoreductase, mitochondrial isoform X2: MNPQPLGVQMKRPCKCQSLEEQEKEDAGFCHHFSTKEKTPQICVVGSGPAGFYTAQHLLKHPQAHVDIYEKQPVPFGLVRFGVAPDHPEVKVGVSGPGGWGLETLVKMRRAGRLPGWMTGLHAVCADATQLPSWGQSGEGGADMVPGAASPSNPSHSRGTWQNVINTFTQTAHSGRCAFWGNVEVGRDVTVPELREAYHAVVLSYGAEDHRALEIPGEELPGVCSARAFVGWYNGLPENQELEPDLSCDTAVILGQGNVALDVARILLTPPEHLERTDITKAALGVLRQSRVKTVWLVGRRGPLQVAFTIKELREMIQLPGARPILDPADFLGLQDKIKEVPRPRKRLTELLLRTATEKPGPEEAARQASASRAWGLRFFRSPQQVLPSPDGRRAAGVRLAVTRLEVSLMFPKDTPFPGLCHPACCCPHSPQQGVHEATRAVPTGDMEDLPCGLVLSSIGYKSRPVDPSVPFDSKLGVIPNVEGRVLDVPGLYCSGWVKRGPTGVIATTMTDSFLTGQMLLQDLKAGLLPSGPRPGYAAIQALLSSRGVRPVSFSDWEKLDAEEVARGRGTGKPREKLVDPQEMLRLLGH, translated from the exons CACCCCCAGGCCCACGTGGACATCTACGAGAAACAGCCCGTGCCCTTTGGCCTGGTGCGCTTTGGCGTGGCGCCCGATCACCCCGAGGTGAAGGTGGGTGTCTCTGGGCCTGGAGGCTGGGGTTTGGAGACTTTGGTCAAGatgaggagggcagggaggctCCCTGGCTGGATGACAGGACTTCATGCCGTCTGTGCCGATGCCACCCAGCTTCCATCCTGGGGACAGAGTGGTGAGGGTGGTGCAGACATGGTCCCTGGAGCTGCCTCACCCTCTAACCCCTCCCATTCCCGGGGGACCTGGCAGAATGTCATCAACACATTTACCCAGACGGCCCACTCTGGCCGCTGTGCCTTCTGGGGCAACGTGGAGGTGGGCAGGGACGTGACGGTGCCGGAGCTGCGGGAGGCCTACCATGCTGTGGTGCTG AGCTACGGGGCAGAGGACCATCGGGCCCTGGAAATTCCTGGTGAGGAGCTGCCAGGTGTGTGCTCCGCCCGGGCCTTTGTGGGCTGGTACAACGGGCTTCCTGAGAACCAGGAG CTGGAGCCAGACCTGAGCTGTGACACAGCCGTGATTCTGGGGCAGGGGAACGTGGCTCTGGACGTGGCCCGCATCCTACTGACCCCACCTGAGCACCTGGAG AGAACGGACATCACGAAGGCAGCCCTGGGTGTACTGAGGCAGAGTCGagtgaagacagtgtggctagTGGGCCGGCGTGGACCCCTGCAAGTGGCCTTCACCATTAAG GAGCTTCGGGAGATGATTCAGTTACCGGGAGCCCGGCCCATTTTGGATCCTGCGGATTTCTTGGGTCTCCAGGACAAGATCAAAG AGGTCCCCCGCCCAAGGAAGCGGCTGACGGAACTGCTGCTTCGAACGGCCACAGAGAAGCCAGGGCCGGAGGAGGCTGCCCGCCAGGCATCGGCCTCCCGTGCCTGGGGCCTCCGCTTTTTCCGAAGCCCCcagcaggtgctgccctcaccaGATGGGCGGCGGGCAGCAGGTGTCCGCCTAGCAGTCACTAGACTGGAGGTGAGTCTCATGTTTCCCAAAGACACCCCCTTCCCAGGCCTCTGCCACCCCGCCTGCTGTTGCCCACACTCTCCCCAACAGGGTGTCCATGAGGCCACCCGTGCAGTGCCCACGGGAGACATGGAAGACCTCCCTTGTGGGCTGGTGCTCAGCAGCATTGGGTATAAGAGCCGCCCTGTCGACCCGAGCGTGCCCTTTGACTCCAAGCTTGGGGTCATCCCGAATGTGGAGGGCCGGGTTCTGGATGTGCCAG GCCTCTACTGCAGCGGCTGGGTGAAGAGAGGACCTACAGGTGTCATAGCCACAACCATGACTGACAGCTTCCTCACCGGCCAGATGCTGCTGCAGGACCTGAAGGCTGGGCTGCTCCCCTCTGGCCCCAGGCCTGGCTACGCAGCCATCCAGGCCCTGCTCAGCAGCCGAG GGGTCCGGCCAGTCTCTTTCTCAGACTGGGAGAAGCTGGATGCCGAGGAGGTGGCCCGGGGCCGGGGCACGGGGAAGCCCAGGGAGAAGCTGGTGGATCCTCAGGAGATGCTGCGCCTGCTGGGGCACTGA
- the LOC100604648 gene encoding NADPH:adrenodoxin oxidoreductase, mitochondrial isoform X6, which yields MTTCKAGVVPLASQQHPQAHVDIYEKQPVPFGLVRFGVAPDHPEVKVGVSGPGGWGLETLVKMRRAGRLPGWMTGLHAVCADATQLPSWGQSGEGGADMVPGAASPSNPSHSRGTWQNVINTFTQTAHSGRCAFWGNVEVGRDVTVPELREAYHAVVLSYGAEDHRALEIPGEELPGVCSARAFVGWYNGLPENQELEPDLSCDTAVILGQGNVALDVARILLTPPEHLERTDITKAALGVLRQSRVKTVWLVGRRGPLQVAFTIKELREMIQLPGARPILDPADFLGLQDKIKEVPRPRKRLTELLLRTATEKPGPEEAARQASASRAWGLRFFRSPQQVLPSPDGRRAAGVRLAVTRLEVSLMFPKDTPFPGLCHPACCCPHSPQQGVHEATRAVPTGDMEDLPCGLVLSSIGYKSRPVDPSVPFDSKLGVIPNVEGRVLDVPGLYCSGWVKRGPTGVIATTMTDSFLTGQMLLQDLKAGLLPSGPRPGYAAIQALLSSRGVRPVSFSDWEKLDAEEVARGRGTGKPREKLVDPQEMLRLLGH from the exons ATGACAACCTGCAAAGCAGGTGTCGTGCCTCTTGCTTCACAG CAGCACCCCCAGGCCCACGTGGACATCTACGAGAAACAGCCCGTGCCCTTTGGCCTGGTGCGCTTTGGCGTGGCGCCCGATCACCCCGAGGTGAAGGTGGGTGTCTCTGGGCCTGGAGGCTGGGGTTTGGAGACTTTGGTCAAGatgaggagggcagggaggctCCCTGGCTGGATGACAGGACTTCATGCCGTCTGTGCCGATGCCACCCAGCTTCCATCCTGGGGACAGAGTGGTGAGGGTGGTGCAGACATGGTCCCTGGAGCTGCCTCACCCTCTAACCCCTCCCATTCCCGGGGGACCTGGCAGAATGTCATCAACACATTTACCCAGACGGCCCACTCTGGCCGCTGTGCCTTCTGGGGCAACGTGGAGGTGGGCAGGGACGTGACGGTGCCGGAGCTGCGGGAGGCCTACCATGCTGTGGTGCTG AGCTACGGGGCAGAGGACCATCGGGCCCTGGAAATTCCTGGTGAGGAGCTGCCAGGTGTGTGCTCCGCCCGGGCCTTTGTGGGCTGGTACAACGGGCTTCCTGAGAACCAGGAG CTGGAGCCAGACCTGAGCTGTGACACAGCCGTGATTCTGGGGCAGGGGAACGTGGCTCTGGACGTGGCCCGCATCCTACTGACCCCACCTGAGCACCTGGAG AGAACGGACATCACGAAGGCAGCCCTGGGTGTACTGAGGCAGAGTCGagtgaagacagtgtggctagTGGGCCGGCGTGGACCCCTGCAAGTGGCCTTCACCATTAAG GAGCTTCGGGAGATGATTCAGTTACCGGGAGCCCGGCCCATTTTGGATCCTGCGGATTTCTTGGGTCTCCAGGACAAGATCAAAG AGGTCCCCCGCCCAAGGAAGCGGCTGACGGAACTGCTGCTTCGAACGGCCACAGAGAAGCCAGGGCCGGAGGAGGCTGCCCGCCAGGCATCGGCCTCCCGTGCCTGGGGCCTCCGCTTTTTCCGAAGCCCCcagcaggtgctgccctcaccaGATGGGCGGCGGGCAGCAGGTGTCCGCCTAGCAGTCACTAGACTGGAGGTGAGTCTCATGTTTCCCAAAGACACCCCCTTCCCAGGCCTCTGCCACCCCGCCTGCTGTTGCCCACACTCTCCCCAACAGGGTGTCCATGAGGCCACCCGTGCAGTGCCCACGGGAGACATGGAAGACCTCCCTTGTGGGCTGGTGCTCAGCAGCATTGGGTATAAGAGCCGCCCTGTCGACCCGAGCGTGCCCTTTGACTCCAAGCTTGGGGTCATCCCGAATGTGGAGGGCCGGGTTCTGGATGTGCCAG GCCTCTACTGCAGCGGCTGGGTGAAGAGAGGACCTACAGGTGTCATAGCCACAACCATGACTGACAGCTTCCTCACCGGCCAGATGCTGCTGCAGGACCTGAAGGCTGGGCTGCTCCCCTCTGGCCCCAGGCCTGGCTACGCAGCCATCCAGGCCCTGCTCAGCAGCCGAG GGGTCCGGCCAGTCTCTTTCTCAGACTGGGAGAAGCTGGATGCCGAGGAGGTGGCCCGGGGCCGGGGCACGGGGAAGCCCAGGGAGAAGCTGGTGGATCCTCAGGAGATGCTGCGCCTGCTGGGGCACTGA
- the LOC100604648 gene encoding NADPH:adrenodoxin oxidoreductase, mitochondrial isoform X4, translating into MASRCWRWWGWSAWPRTRLPPAGSTPSFCHHFSTKEKTPQICVVGSGPAGFYTAQHLLKHPQAHVDIYEKQPVPFGLVRFGVAPDHPEVKVGVSGPGGWGLETLVKMRRAGRLPGWMTGLHAVCADATQLPSWGQSGEGGADMVPGAASPSNPSHSRGTWQNVINTFTQTAHSGRCAFWGNVEVGRDVTVPELREAYHAVVLSYGAEDHRALEIPGEELPGVCSARAFVGWYNGLPENQELEPDLSCDTAVILGQGNVALDVARILLTPPEHLERTDITKAALGVLRQSRVKTVWLVGRRGPLQVAFTIKELREMIQLPGARPILDPADFLGLQDKIKEVPRPRKRLTELLLRTATEKPGPEEAARQASASRAWGLRFFRSPQQVLPSPDGRRAAGVRLAVTRLEVSLMFPKDTPFPGLCHPACCCPHSPQQGVHEATRAVPTGDMEDLPCGLVLSSIGYKSRPVDPSVPFDSKLGVIPNVEGRVLDVPGLYCSGWVKRGPTGVIATTMTDSFLTGQMLLQDLKAGLLPSGPRPGYAAIQALLSSRGVRPVSFSDWEKLDAEEVARGRGTGKPREKLVDPQEMLRLLGH; encoded by the exons CACCCCCAGGCCCACGTGGACATCTACGAGAAACAGCCCGTGCCCTTTGGCCTGGTGCGCTTTGGCGTGGCGCCCGATCACCCCGAGGTGAAGGTGGGTGTCTCTGGGCCTGGAGGCTGGGGTTTGGAGACTTTGGTCAAGatgaggagggcagggaggctCCCTGGCTGGATGACAGGACTTCATGCCGTCTGTGCCGATGCCACCCAGCTTCCATCCTGGGGACAGAGTGGTGAGGGTGGTGCAGACATGGTCCCTGGAGCTGCCTCACCCTCTAACCCCTCCCATTCCCGGGGGACCTGGCAGAATGTCATCAACACATTTACCCAGACGGCCCACTCTGGCCGCTGTGCCTTCTGGGGCAACGTGGAGGTGGGCAGGGACGTGACGGTGCCGGAGCTGCGGGAGGCCTACCATGCTGTGGTGCTG AGCTACGGGGCAGAGGACCATCGGGCCCTGGAAATTCCTGGTGAGGAGCTGCCAGGTGTGTGCTCCGCCCGGGCCTTTGTGGGCTGGTACAACGGGCTTCCTGAGAACCAGGAG CTGGAGCCAGACCTGAGCTGTGACACAGCCGTGATTCTGGGGCAGGGGAACGTGGCTCTGGACGTGGCCCGCATCCTACTGACCCCACCTGAGCACCTGGAG AGAACGGACATCACGAAGGCAGCCCTGGGTGTACTGAGGCAGAGTCGagtgaagacagtgtggctagTGGGCCGGCGTGGACCCCTGCAAGTGGCCTTCACCATTAAG GAGCTTCGGGAGATGATTCAGTTACCGGGAGCCCGGCCCATTTTGGATCCTGCGGATTTCTTGGGTCTCCAGGACAAGATCAAAG AGGTCCCCCGCCCAAGGAAGCGGCTGACGGAACTGCTGCTTCGAACGGCCACAGAGAAGCCAGGGCCGGAGGAGGCTGCCCGCCAGGCATCGGCCTCCCGTGCCTGGGGCCTCCGCTTTTTCCGAAGCCCCcagcaggtgctgccctcaccaGATGGGCGGCGGGCAGCAGGTGTCCGCCTAGCAGTCACTAGACTGGAGGTGAGTCTCATGTTTCCCAAAGACACCCCCTTCCCAGGCCTCTGCCACCCCGCCTGCTGTTGCCCACACTCTCCCCAACAGGGTGTCCATGAGGCCACCCGTGCAGTGCCCACGGGAGACATGGAAGACCTCCCTTGTGGGCTGGTGCTCAGCAGCATTGGGTATAAGAGCCGCCCTGTCGACCCGAGCGTGCCCTTTGACTCCAAGCTTGGGGTCATCCCGAATGTGGAGGGCCGGGTTCTGGATGTGCCAG GCCTCTACTGCAGCGGCTGGGTGAAGAGAGGACCTACAGGTGTCATAGCCACAACCATGACTGACAGCTTCCTCACCGGCCAGATGCTGCTGCAGGACCTGAAGGCTGGGCTGCTCCCCTCTGGCCCCAGGCCTGGCTACGCAGCCATCCAGGCCCTGCTCAGCAGCCGAG GGGTCCGGCCAGTCTCTTTCTCAGACTGGGAGAAGCTGGATGCCGAGGAGGTGGCCCGGGGCCGGGGCACGGGGAAGCCCAGGGAGAAGCTGGTGGATCCTCAGGAGATGCTGCGCCTGCTGGGGCACTGA
- the LOC100604648 gene encoding NADPH:adrenodoxin oxidoreductase, mitochondrial isoform X3 has product MASRCWRWWGWSAWPRTRLPPAGSTPSFCHHFSTKEKTPQICVVGSGPAGFYTAQHLLKQHPQAHVDIYEKQPVPFGLVRFGVAPDHPEVKVGVSGPGGWGLETLVKMRRAGRLPGWMTGLHAVCADATQLPSWGQSGEGGADMVPGAASPSNPSHSRGTWQNVINTFTQTAHSGRCAFWGNVEVGRDVTVPELREAYHAVVLSYGAEDHRALEIPGEELPGVCSARAFVGWYNGLPENQELEPDLSCDTAVILGQGNVALDVARILLTPPEHLERTDITKAALGVLRQSRVKTVWLVGRRGPLQVAFTIKELREMIQLPGARPILDPADFLGLQDKIKEVPRPRKRLTELLLRTATEKPGPEEAARQASASRAWGLRFFRSPQQVLPSPDGRRAAGVRLAVTRLEVSLMFPKDTPFPGLCHPACCCPHSPQQGVHEATRAVPTGDMEDLPCGLVLSSIGYKSRPVDPSVPFDSKLGVIPNVEGRVLDVPGLYCSGWVKRGPTGVIATTMTDSFLTGQMLLQDLKAGLLPSGPRPGYAAIQALLSSRGVRPVSFSDWEKLDAEEVARGRGTGKPREKLVDPQEMLRLLGH; this is encoded by the exons CAGCACCCCCAGGCCCACGTGGACATCTACGAGAAACAGCCCGTGCCCTTTGGCCTGGTGCGCTTTGGCGTGGCGCCCGATCACCCCGAGGTGAAGGTGGGTGTCTCTGGGCCTGGAGGCTGGGGTTTGGAGACTTTGGTCAAGatgaggagggcagggaggctCCCTGGCTGGATGACAGGACTTCATGCCGTCTGTGCCGATGCCACCCAGCTTCCATCCTGGGGACAGAGTGGTGAGGGTGGTGCAGACATGGTCCCTGGAGCTGCCTCACCCTCTAACCCCTCCCATTCCCGGGGGACCTGGCAGAATGTCATCAACACATTTACCCAGACGGCCCACTCTGGCCGCTGTGCCTTCTGGGGCAACGTGGAGGTGGGCAGGGACGTGACGGTGCCGGAGCTGCGGGAGGCCTACCATGCTGTGGTGCTG AGCTACGGGGCAGAGGACCATCGGGCCCTGGAAATTCCTGGTGAGGAGCTGCCAGGTGTGTGCTCCGCCCGGGCCTTTGTGGGCTGGTACAACGGGCTTCCTGAGAACCAGGAG CTGGAGCCAGACCTGAGCTGTGACACAGCCGTGATTCTGGGGCAGGGGAACGTGGCTCTGGACGTGGCCCGCATCCTACTGACCCCACCTGAGCACCTGGAG AGAACGGACATCACGAAGGCAGCCCTGGGTGTACTGAGGCAGAGTCGagtgaagacagtgtggctagTGGGCCGGCGTGGACCCCTGCAAGTGGCCTTCACCATTAAG GAGCTTCGGGAGATGATTCAGTTACCGGGAGCCCGGCCCATTTTGGATCCTGCGGATTTCTTGGGTCTCCAGGACAAGATCAAAG AGGTCCCCCGCCCAAGGAAGCGGCTGACGGAACTGCTGCTTCGAACGGCCACAGAGAAGCCAGGGCCGGAGGAGGCTGCCCGCCAGGCATCGGCCTCCCGTGCCTGGGGCCTCCGCTTTTTCCGAAGCCCCcagcaggtgctgccctcaccaGATGGGCGGCGGGCAGCAGGTGTCCGCCTAGCAGTCACTAGACTGGAGGTGAGTCTCATGTTTCCCAAAGACACCCCCTTCCCAGGCCTCTGCCACCCCGCCTGCTGTTGCCCACACTCTCCCCAACAGGGTGTCCATGAGGCCACCCGTGCAGTGCCCACGGGAGACATGGAAGACCTCCCTTGTGGGCTGGTGCTCAGCAGCATTGGGTATAAGAGCCGCCCTGTCGACCCGAGCGTGCCCTTTGACTCCAAGCTTGGGGTCATCCCGAATGTGGAGGGCCGGGTTCTGGATGTGCCAG GCCTCTACTGCAGCGGCTGGGTGAAGAGAGGACCTACAGGTGTCATAGCCACAACCATGACTGACAGCTTCCTCACCGGCCAGATGCTGCTGCAGGACCTGAAGGCTGGGCTGCTCCCCTCTGGCCCCAGGCCTGGCTACGCAGCCATCCAGGCCCTGCTCAGCAGCCGAG GGGTCCGGCCAGTCTCTTTCTCAGACTGGGAGAAGCTGGATGCCGAGGAGGTGGCCCGGGGCCGGGGCACGGGGAAGCCCAGGGAGAAGCTGGTGGATCCTCAGGAGATGCTGCGCCTGCTGGGGCACTGA
- the LOC100604648 gene encoding NADPH:adrenodoxin oxidoreductase, mitochondrial isoform X7: MTTCKAGVVPLASQHPQAHVDIYEKQPVPFGLVRFGVAPDHPEVKVGVSGPGGWGLETLVKMRRAGRLPGWMTGLHAVCADATQLPSWGQSGEGGADMVPGAASPSNPSHSRGTWQNVINTFTQTAHSGRCAFWGNVEVGRDVTVPELREAYHAVVLSYGAEDHRALEIPGEELPGVCSARAFVGWYNGLPENQELEPDLSCDTAVILGQGNVALDVARILLTPPEHLERTDITKAALGVLRQSRVKTVWLVGRRGPLQVAFTIKELREMIQLPGARPILDPADFLGLQDKIKEVPRPRKRLTELLLRTATEKPGPEEAARQASASRAWGLRFFRSPQQVLPSPDGRRAAGVRLAVTRLEVSLMFPKDTPFPGLCHPACCCPHSPQQGVHEATRAVPTGDMEDLPCGLVLSSIGYKSRPVDPSVPFDSKLGVIPNVEGRVLDVPGLYCSGWVKRGPTGVIATTMTDSFLTGQMLLQDLKAGLLPSGPRPGYAAIQALLSSRGVRPVSFSDWEKLDAEEVARGRGTGKPREKLVDPQEMLRLLGH, translated from the exons ATGACAACCTGCAAAGCAGGTGTCGTGCCTCTTGCTTCACAG CACCCCCAGGCCCACGTGGACATCTACGAGAAACAGCCCGTGCCCTTTGGCCTGGTGCGCTTTGGCGTGGCGCCCGATCACCCCGAGGTGAAGGTGGGTGTCTCTGGGCCTGGAGGCTGGGGTTTGGAGACTTTGGTCAAGatgaggagggcagggaggctCCCTGGCTGGATGACAGGACTTCATGCCGTCTGTGCCGATGCCACCCAGCTTCCATCCTGGGGACAGAGTGGTGAGGGTGGTGCAGACATGGTCCCTGGAGCTGCCTCACCCTCTAACCCCTCCCATTCCCGGGGGACCTGGCAGAATGTCATCAACACATTTACCCAGACGGCCCACTCTGGCCGCTGTGCCTTCTGGGGCAACGTGGAGGTGGGCAGGGACGTGACGGTGCCGGAGCTGCGGGAGGCCTACCATGCTGTGGTGCTG AGCTACGGGGCAGAGGACCATCGGGCCCTGGAAATTCCTGGTGAGGAGCTGCCAGGTGTGTGCTCCGCCCGGGCCTTTGTGGGCTGGTACAACGGGCTTCCTGAGAACCAGGAG CTGGAGCCAGACCTGAGCTGTGACACAGCCGTGATTCTGGGGCAGGGGAACGTGGCTCTGGACGTGGCCCGCATCCTACTGACCCCACCTGAGCACCTGGAG AGAACGGACATCACGAAGGCAGCCCTGGGTGTACTGAGGCAGAGTCGagtgaagacagtgtggctagTGGGCCGGCGTGGACCCCTGCAAGTGGCCTTCACCATTAAG GAGCTTCGGGAGATGATTCAGTTACCGGGAGCCCGGCCCATTTTGGATCCTGCGGATTTCTTGGGTCTCCAGGACAAGATCAAAG AGGTCCCCCGCCCAAGGAAGCGGCTGACGGAACTGCTGCTTCGAACGGCCACAGAGAAGCCAGGGCCGGAGGAGGCTGCCCGCCAGGCATCGGCCTCCCGTGCCTGGGGCCTCCGCTTTTTCCGAAGCCCCcagcaggtgctgccctcaccaGATGGGCGGCGGGCAGCAGGTGTCCGCCTAGCAGTCACTAGACTGGAGGTGAGTCTCATGTTTCCCAAAGACACCCCCTTCCCAGGCCTCTGCCACCCCGCCTGCTGTTGCCCACACTCTCCCCAACAGGGTGTCCATGAGGCCACCCGTGCAGTGCCCACGGGAGACATGGAAGACCTCCCTTGTGGGCTGGTGCTCAGCAGCATTGGGTATAAGAGCCGCCCTGTCGACCCGAGCGTGCCCTTTGACTCCAAGCTTGGGGTCATCCCGAATGTGGAGGGCCGGGTTCTGGATGTGCCAG GCCTCTACTGCAGCGGCTGGGTGAAGAGAGGACCTACAGGTGTCATAGCCACAACCATGACTGACAGCTTCCTCACCGGCCAGATGCTGCTGCAGGACCTGAAGGCTGGGCTGCTCCCCTCTGGCCCCAGGCCTGGCTACGCAGCCATCCAGGCCCTGCTCAGCAGCCGAG GGGTCCGGCCAGTCTCTTTCTCAGACTGGGAGAAGCTGGATGCCGAGGAGGTGGCCCGGGGCCGGGGCACGGGGAAGCCCAGGGAGAAGCTGGTGGATCCTCAGGAGATGCTGCGCCTGCTGGGGCACTGA
- the LOC100604648 gene encoding NADPH:adrenodoxin oxidoreductase, mitochondrial isoform X1 — protein MNPQPLGVQMKRPCKCQSLEEQEKEDAGFCHHFSTKEKTPQICVVGSGPAGFYTAQHLLKQHPQAHVDIYEKQPVPFGLVRFGVAPDHPEVKVGVSGPGGWGLETLVKMRRAGRLPGWMTGLHAVCADATQLPSWGQSGEGGADMVPGAASPSNPSHSRGTWQNVINTFTQTAHSGRCAFWGNVEVGRDVTVPELREAYHAVVLSYGAEDHRALEIPGEELPGVCSARAFVGWYNGLPENQELEPDLSCDTAVILGQGNVALDVARILLTPPEHLERTDITKAALGVLRQSRVKTVWLVGRRGPLQVAFTIKELREMIQLPGARPILDPADFLGLQDKIKEVPRPRKRLTELLLRTATEKPGPEEAARQASASRAWGLRFFRSPQQVLPSPDGRRAAGVRLAVTRLEVSLMFPKDTPFPGLCHPACCCPHSPQQGVHEATRAVPTGDMEDLPCGLVLSSIGYKSRPVDPSVPFDSKLGVIPNVEGRVLDVPGLYCSGWVKRGPTGVIATTMTDSFLTGQMLLQDLKAGLLPSGPRPGYAAIQALLSSRGVRPVSFSDWEKLDAEEVARGRGTGKPREKLVDPQEMLRLLGH, from the exons CAGCACCCCCAGGCCCACGTGGACATCTACGAGAAACAGCCCGTGCCCTTTGGCCTGGTGCGCTTTGGCGTGGCGCCCGATCACCCCGAGGTGAAGGTGGGTGTCTCTGGGCCTGGAGGCTGGGGTTTGGAGACTTTGGTCAAGatgaggagggcagggaggctCCCTGGCTGGATGACAGGACTTCATGCCGTCTGTGCCGATGCCACCCAGCTTCCATCCTGGGGACAGAGTGGTGAGGGTGGTGCAGACATGGTCCCTGGAGCTGCCTCACCCTCTAACCCCTCCCATTCCCGGGGGACCTGGCAGAATGTCATCAACACATTTACCCAGACGGCCCACTCTGGCCGCTGTGCCTTCTGGGGCAACGTGGAGGTGGGCAGGGACGTGACGGTGCCGGAGCTGCGGGAGGCCTACCATGCTGTGGTGCTG AGCTACGGGGCAGAGGACCATCGGGCCCTGGAAATTCCTGGTGAGGAGCTGCCAGGTGTGTGCTCCGCCCGGGCCTTTGTGGGCTGGTACAACGGGCTTCCTGAGAACCAGGAG CTGGAGCCAGACCTGAGCTGTGACACAGCCGTGATTCTGGGGCAGGGGAACGTGGCTCTGGACGTGGCCCGCATCCTACTGACCCCACCTGAGCACCTGGAG AGAACGGACATCACGAAGGCAGCCCTGGGTGTACTGAGGCAGAGTCGagtgaagacagtgtggctagTGGGCCGGCGTGGACCCCTGCAAGTGGCCTTCACCATTAAG GAGCTTCGGGAGATGATTCAGTTACCGGGAGCCCGGCCCATTTTGGATCCTGCGGATTTCTTGGGTCTCCAGGACAAGATCAAAG AGGTCCCCCGCCCAAGGAAGCGGCTGACGGAACTGCTGCTTCGAACGGCCACAGAGAAGCCAGGGCCGGAGGAGGCTGCCCGCCAGGCATCGGCCTCCCGTGCCTGGGGCCTCCGCTTTTTCCGAAGCCCCcagcaggtgctgccctcaccaGATGGGCGGCGGGCAGCAGGTGTCCGCCTAGCAGTCACTAGACTGGAGGTGAGTCTCATGTTTCCCAAAGACACCCCCTTCCCAGGCCTCTGCCACCCCGCCTGCTGTTGCCCACACTCTCCCCAACAGGGTGTCCATGAGGCCACCCGTGCAGTGCCCACGGGAGACATGGAAGACCTCCCTTGTGGGCTGGTGCTCAGCAGCATTGGGTATAAGAGCCGCCCTGTCGACCCGAGCGTGCCCTTTGACTCCAAGCTTGGGGTCATCCCGAATGTGGAGGGCCGGGTTCTGGATGTGCCAG GCCTCTACTGCAGCGGCTGGGTGAAGAGAGGACCTACAGGTGTCATAGCCACAACCATGACTGACAGCTTCCTCACCGGCCAGATGCTGCTGCAGGACCTGAAGGCTGGGCTGCTCCCCTCTGGCCCCAGGCCTGGCTACGCAGCCATCCAGGCCCTGCTCAGCAGCCGAG GGGTCCGGCCAGTCTCTTTCTCAGACTGGGAGAAGCTGGATGCCGAGGAGGTGGCCCGGGGCCGGGGCACGGGGAAGCCCAGGGAGAAGCTGGTGGATCCTCAGGAGATGCTGCGCCTGCTGGGGCACTGA